ATGCAGtttatatgcaaaaaaaagttagtgCATATGTGTTTTGATGAATTATCGATGTAAGTAGTTTTCCTCTGTTTCTACAGGAACCTTGGAAAATCAGGACTACGAGTGTCTTGCCTAGGACTTGGTAAGTACATTTCACTTTTTCTTGTCTCAGTGAGTGACAACATTTTTACTGTTAACAAAAAAGCAAATCCCTTGGCCATTATAAGTGTGCTAGCTGTCTTGCTGTTGGCTTTTGTGCTTCACATTAGTCTAAGTGGTCTCCTTTAATTTGACGGCGCTGTGCAGTTCAGAAAAGGTCAGCCGAATGAATGCCAGTTATCTGCCACACTTTGTGCCTACGGTGGAAACAATACTGACAAAGCGAGTGCGGCTAAGGAGAAAAACTGAAGAGATGTTGCCAAGATCAATCCGatttttttgggtgtgtgtACTTTTAGCATAAAAATAGAAATTGAGACTTGTCGCTAGCAGGATAGCCGATCCGTTTTCTGGCTACTGTCAGGTTGCCCTTGTACAAGGCACTAAACAACCCCAAAATGCTTCGGGGGCCAACACAGTTGAACTACCCCTCATTCTGACATCTCTCCCTTGAGTGAATGCCTGCTGGATGTGTTTGTGCATACTCCATGAATTGGATCTTATGTCAtgttttcaacaacaacaacaacaacaaaatattaataaatcctccacgtttgctctcgcgtcgatgagcgccgtcgatcacatgatctacggcgctcatgaattttaagtgccgcgtcgctcgtggccggctgcggtgcacacgtcgccaatccttgaacgccgtagatggcggggcgtcgctcaCTTCTGATTGGTCAGTTTAGTCACATGCTGTGACGGCATTTCCCCCGGAGTTTCCGCAAGACCGccatttttaaaacagaaaacatgGATGCGGTCGAAGAGAGTCTTTGTGAAGAGGTGCGCAAATACATACATTTGCACGACTTTCATTTAGTGGCCGTACACACCACCTACGCCGCTGCCTTCCTGATAGAATTAAACGAATGATCTGCTCATCAAGTTCTAGAAGTTGTAGCAAACCATGCTCCACGCTCGCCATGTTTTCGCTTCTGTTCTGGAAACGAAAGACGACTTCCGGAATTTGGAATCTCTACTCTTTGGCGTCCTAGCCAGTACCAGCCGTAGCGACACCCCCGACTTGGAGTGAAACTACAGCCCATTGTCAAAACAATGTGATGTGTATTgtgcacaagtcggaaggcaaacgcacgagcggagcaacgccgtaacccccccgtgcgagcccgtcgcagaagcatactgaggccttaagagATTGCAGGGATAAAACAGTTTTACACCTTACTGTGAAAGGggctaagaaagaaagaaagaaagaaagaaagaaagaaagaaagaaagaaagaaagaaaagaaagaaaaacgagGGAAAgaaatttctctctctctctctatacatatatatatatatatatatatatatatatatactgcccagagccagctgagataggcgccagcatccgccgcgacccttgtgaggattaagcggtcaagtCCCGTTGTCATTCTGTCACTTTAATTTCCCCTCATTACGTTTTAATCTGTTGTTTATTGTGCATAATGTGAGCCATTGACAGCCATTAAAAGTTTCCTGGACAATGAAAGAAAATGATTGCACATCCAGCTGAGCAGAATTTATGAATTCAtttgtcaaatattttgaaGCAACTTCTCTAGTCTAAATTAGGTCTCTCCCAATTTAGTTGAAATTGAAGTTATTATTTTCAATATACGATTCAGCTTGGACAGTCAGATGGTGTTGTTAACATAATGAGGTGATTTGTGTGATCAATCCGAACTTTCTGTGCACCCCTTCATCCCACTGCAAATTAGAATGGCCACCAGCTTTATTGCTGCACAGTGCTAATTGgttggggggagggggtggggtggggggctgtGCGGCCACACACATACTTACAAGTTTATAATCAGCATTATCAGGACCCATCAGTGCTTGTACACCAGCTCATTATTTTTGTCCAATAATTATATCTacagtattttctgcactataaggcgcacataAAAGCCTTTAATCTTCTCAAAAACCaacagtgcgccttataatcaggtgcgccttataagtgGCTCAATATTGGTTAAGTACGGCTACCATAGTCAGGGGGTGTCAACGAAGTAACAGCAGTTAGAACGGTAGTACCACACCTGAACAAGGCTGGGAAATATTGTAGATATGGATAGTAACATTAGGACAATATTGagttattgttatattgttaatACGGAACCATATTGTGACTGCACAACCGGTAACTTGTTTTGGGAGTGACTAAAGTTGTCAGAATGCCGGTTTGTATTCAATTACCGATCATAAATATTGACTGACTCACTTCAgattccctttagcacagctCCATCTATTTTACGCTTAATGCAACCCCAGCCACTGCAGTAGCTTCTACTctttgcgccttataatgcggtgcgccttatatatgggaaaagttttaaaatgtgtcattcattgaaggtgcgccttctgatgcggtgcgccttatagtgcggaaaatacggtacttgtcaCAGATTGTGCAAGGCTTTGATTCATGTGTGCCATCGATTGAcacatttttataatattttttccctgGATGCAAACTCCTGCAGTGCAAAAAAAGCAGTGAGAAGATGGACCTGTGCTGTGGAGGGCGAGTTACTGCAGTGTCTTTGCATCTAATGGACCCTCTCAATCACTGGACTTGTCAATTGTTCACCTCCACAAATTCTTTCCTCCTTTCACACTATTTTTTCTTCTACAAAATCGAATGAGATTTCCCTGTCGCAaaacctttattaactgtaCGAGCAATAGCTTAAggaaacatccctaatatatacaacTTTAATTCAAATTACCCACAGTATAGTACAACAAAAGAAAAGCTACCCTTTGAAGACATCTGACAGACGCATAATGGTATTGGACTTTCAGGTCCTTTGAATGTATAACAAGCAAAAAGGCCACAATGAATTCCTATGTATGCAAATAATCTCTAATTTATGGTGTCAGTGAGGGCAGGTGAGGTGAATCATAAAGTTGCATTGTCAGCGTATGGAGGGGTTGGGGGTGCGAGGTAGTCTAACGTTATTTTTAACCTGTGTTGTACTGTTTATGTTGCTCTCTCCGCCTACTGAAGCAGCAGTGGAAAGTAGACAAAACAGAAATAGAAATCACAGTAGTCAAAGGTGATTCAAGTGTTGTTCTGAAAAAgtcaataatataaaaaattgaGGAGGCAGTGCAGTAGACAGGCCATGCAACACACCCGAAAATAGATCCAAAGgttgttgtgtgtttgtggTAGACAGAGTGCTGATGACTTTGCAATATTAGCTACCATTAACCAGGGTGACtatattttcatttccaaaaaCAGAAGTCAATCGGGATATTTCAATGATATTCAAAGTTTACTCAAAAAATGCTACAAATTATACATATTTTAGCGTATGCCTCCTCTGTATGGAtagaacataaaacaaaaacaaacaaacaaacaggaattTAGTCTTATTtcacaaaataactaaattaaaattttgctCCTGCGgtcaaccccttttttttttttttttttttaaatgtcattttattttattttatttggtagttcaggcagtttttttttttttaagagtatagcacattaagaatacattgaaaaccggacattttcatacatttattaacagacatcaattaattgaacacatttattatatgtttttaaaatcccCAACGTTGGGTGACACGGGCACGAAGAATCAGTTTGGAAGGCGGTCTCCACGTGCCCACTTCACAGTGGTGATCTGTGatctggacaattttatgccatCTGCCCATGATGTACTTTGTGTGCTCAGATCTCCTGTGAGTCAGTCCCTGCTTTTTCCTTGTCATGGACCATGTGTGCTTCTCTTTCCTCGGGAGACTTGTGAGTGGGCTACCCTATAGTTTGAAAGCAGCCTTTGCTCTCCTTTCCAGAGACCCTCAAATAAATCCTTCCATCGTTTATTATTTCTCCCATTGAGATCTGAGGCTTCCATCCGCTCTGTAAAACAGTACGGACAGGGAACCGCTTCCCCTTCCTGAGTTGTGAAGACAGCTTGCTAAAACCGGACATCAAATTTGAGCCTGACGTTTGACTTTAAATGCCTCTCAGCTTCAGGAACAAGCCTCACAAAGTTATCACATTTATAACTGTTGCATAGCAACCTTCCGTACATCCACCTGCACTTTCCACTTGCAGTTGCCagagaaaaagaaatgtttgacgTTCACGGGGATTCAATTTCCATCAAAGAGCAAAAACTCTGTTGATCCCACATGTGCTGTGGCCTTGACACTCGAGCTCTGCTGGGTTTTCATCCCAAACTGAGCCTCCCACTCAGACACAAAGCTGCTACTGGACATCCGCAGCAGTGATTACAATTTTGCCGCACTGGAAACGGCTTAATGGGTTGACAGAACACACATATTCGCACGTGCCTGCAGAGAGAGCACACATTTAAAAGGTATTGTAAAATGTAGATAAGAAATATACAGCATATAATGGAAAAACACACTCTACTGAAAATCACATAATGGCTGTGGACTTAGCTGAGACTTATGAAGTTGCCATGGTtactgatttcaaaaaaattctcaaaTCAATCCCCATTGCCTGTGATGATAGGGATGCAAATGTGATGCAGCTGGACTCATTTGCTTCGTACTACCACAACATATCCAAGGGCATCATCTGTAAGTTACACTCAAGCGGACCTCCGAGGAGCTGTTACAACTGACGTGTGGACTAATGGCTTATGTTGTCATAAAGCTGAGCATGTGGTTAATTGCCTTTTTATTACGCCTTGTCATCCCTCGATGACAATGGAGCAACACAAGTCAACAGTGGACATATAAGAATTATTATGTGTGGGAGTGGAAAAGGAAACATGGTGAGATTGTGTTGCTACTGTATTTTCTATCgcgtttgtcctcattagggtcacaggTGGGCTGGAAACTtttccagctgactttgggtgagaagtGGGTCAGATGGCGGGACATGTTTTTTGCCATTAGTCATGATTGAGCCTAATGGATTCTGCTATAGAAACAAGTGCCAGGACCAGGAggaatataaaatgaaaacagtttGCTAAAATGTAGCACTGCTAATGTGGATTAGCTAAAAGCGTAGCACTGCTAATGTGGATTAAACATGATATTTCACCGGCAAATACATATAtttccaaatatttttaaaatgagcatatttgccagccaaaaatgtttactccacattctCAGTTCTACTCTTAACATCATTCTATAATGAATCACAATCTATGTGGTTTGCATGTAAATCAATAAAACATAAAAGGTTCAAAGAAAGAAGAACCAGAGGTTGGTGcacctttttttctgaaagtAAACATAAAGGGAGAAAAGTGGTGGCAGGTCACCTCTCCAAGAAATAGCAGGCTTGCGTCCTCATCTCTTGTCAAGCAGCCCTGACAATCCCCCGAGTAACACTAAAGCCGTGCAGCATTTTAAGGTTGGAAGCAAACAGATTTGGTGTTCCTGTCACAGACCTTTTTTGTGGCACTGTAAATTCCTAGATTACTTCAACGGTTATGAATGGGAAGTGTTTTCTCTTCTCAACAGAGCTATATTAATAATTCAATGATGGTATTTGCGGAGGAATTTGTCTCTTTGCTTGTGGTGGCTTCAACTTTTGCATTCCTGTAGCATTGCTTACCTGCTAATCAGCAGCATCATTATGCACACTCGGGACACTCGGTCACACACTcaacattttccatccatccatccatccattttctttgactgcttattcctcacaagggttgtggggggtgctggagcctatctcaccaggctatgggcagtaggcagggtacaccctgaactggttgccagcacacagagacaaacaaccatccactcaACATTTTATGCTATCACTATTTTTATACAGCATTAACAGGCATTCTCACATAATAATCATTCATCAGAGGGTAATTTGTTTCTGTTGGAAACACGACAGCCTCTTTAGGTTAATCCCATATGTCAGTGTTTTTTAAAGTCGAAATGAAATGGTCACTTTCTGTTTTCTCTGCAGGTACATGGGTGACGTTTGGGGGTCAGATAACAGATGAGGTAtgattcattttcttttttgtgtgtttttatttatttatttaagaaaaatgtttgacaGACACTTTGCATTTCTCATGATTGATAAAATtacagaaacacatttttggaaatGCTTGTACAGTGCAGCACAATTCTTAATGGCTAAAAATGACTCTTATTTGATGGTAATATTAATGTCAACGTGGCATTCAAAACtgaatattgttattgttataaagatttttttatacAGGTCTTGTATTGTGATCTCGTTgatgttaaattaaaataatgttaaaattgattattaatttatgaattaattaatgcaTATGAGGGGAGATTCCCAAATCCTGTCGTGTCTTAGCGGTGTCTAATGGGATTTCCACTTCTGTCGTTGATACGGACCAATAATAGCCGTCTCTTGGGGCCCCCTACAAGCCACCAGCCACCTAGTAAGGGGCCCTACGTGGGGTATACTTCACACGTTGCAGTTGCAGTGTCTTAAAtatcattttgtcatttgttatGGGGTCAATGTCATCAGTCTCTTAGTGCAGCCGTCAGCTGGGGACCTTAGGCCACTGCCTCGATTGCATCGCCTTGTTGCGTTATCTCTTTTCGCACGCAAGCACACAACACAGAATGCACAATCCAAGGGACACACAGACAGTAAGCTTATGTAACTGTATTATTTGTCTTACCCTAAAGACTTTCTGCTATGGAGCAACACGACATTATTCTGCAGTTCAATGTCACTGGTGACATCCTGTCCCTTTCACAGTTTTAGTTCTGACCAGGAGATACGGTTGAAAGCCCTTGAAAATTTGCCTTGATTACCATTATGTGTGTCCCCAGCTCATCAACATCAACCGATCGACAAAATGCCTCAAGTCTGATTAGGATTAAGGAGGGACATAGCTTTATTAGACAATACCTGCTGGCGATGAGACACTTTTTTATTGTGATAGATGATCATTGGCTCAACATGGTGGACTTTACTCTTGCCCTTTAATTAAAGATTTGTTTCTCTGTTTACATCAGAGCACTTGGTCAGCAGGTACACGAACAGGATTGAGCCCTTCAGTAATCCATCAAGGGGCATATCTGCAAGCCGAAGGCTTGTCTAACACATGCCTTACTGAAACAGCATTGAAACATTTCAAATTGCCATGGGTGTGTTCCTACTCTTAATAATACTAAGAAGAGTGATGAGTTGGAATTTGTTAACACTGACACAGACAGAGACGAGTGCGTGTGTGGATGCTGCATGTGGTAGCCATGAAGCCAGCGTTGTGTGGGTTGCATGTGGGAGGTTTGATAGCCTTGTTTCTTGAGTTAACCAAGAAAATATATTCGGTTTTTCCTCACTGGATGATACGTGTGTCCGCATAAAATGGTCCCACACCACCAAAGAAAAACAGAAGCAACAACCTAAACACAAAGCTTTTCTGCAAGTATCTCTGCAAACTCACAATGACGTCATAGTTCTCTAGTGTTGAGGTGTCATAAAAGTTTCAAGATTGGTGTCACAGAAGATATATTTCAAAACCAAACTAGAGACTAcaagttcttctttttttgaataACCCCCCTCCAGCTCCATCTTAATGTCATCTATAAGTCTTCAGACTGGGTGCCCGCATTGTCATGATGAAGCAGTCGCAATTTTCACCTCTTCTCACGCACTAAACAAATTGACTATTATAGGATGTGCGGGTTTATCGGCTTTATGGGAATTAAAACGAATTAATTGGAATTTGGGCGAAATGATTTGATGACTTCCAACATTAGATTGGTTATGAGGAAGTTCGATTTATTCTATGGATGGTTGGCTTTCGTTTTTTTCTTATTGCAATTGtgcatttgttttgaaattgtcTGCAAGTTGGCCAATGGGAAGCTTCACCTAGCTTGTgtccatttattaaaaaaaaaaagaaaaaaaaaaaagtgcaacttaTCAGGTCTTCTGAGTCTTAATAACAGTTCAGAACATTAACAATTCTTCAGAACATGAACAACATTGGTGACCTGGTCGTCTCTCTAATCTCCCTCGTACTCCGTATTCTTGTCAACATGTCTACTTGAGTAATGGTGTCTGATTTCTTGAACACCACAACTTTATCTGTGCATTCATGATATGTCGggtacttgacaaaaaaacatgctgtcccctgtttttcttgaaattggCCGTTCGTATGGCCAACCCTtttctgcatgtttttgaggaaGACATGACTGCGACTGGGTGACAGAATATCTTTTTCTTAAACTCGTGTCATGAAAATTGCATTTCACACAAAGCTGTCATGAGCCTAATCTATGGTTATCaatgtgtttattaaaaaaataacacacacaaaatgtgcaGGGCTATGGAGAAGCAGATGCCGCGCTATTACGTTACTATATACATTACTTTGATGCAAATGGTTTGAGACCACTGACTTAGCGTCTCCAGTAATCCTAACAATACAATATAAAAGCTGATCTTACTGATATTTTGTAGGACCACAACGGTTTGTTACTAAATTTAGCCTTTGCTTAACTTCTGGACAAGTTATGTTGGTGCATTACTAAAACtcagatgttttttattttttattttttttattgatttggtCTGAAAAGAAAAGAGACATCAGCTCTAACACCGCTCACCAACCCAGATTCCCCCCAAGAAGGAGATGTACTCTTTCAACATCTGTGTATTGTTGCTCCCTGCTTACTGGGCGTCTTTGAGGGTTTTGAAGAGAAGATAAAAGTGAGGACCGGAGTTGAGGTGGAGGCTGCAAGATTTATCATTTGCTCACTAAAATTGATTTTTCAAGCTGAGCTTGTGCAGCTCCAACATCACACAGGAGCGGTTTGGCTGTGATAATAACTTTATAAAATCACTTTTTAGTACCCATTTTTATGAACTTGTCATGTTTTCATCTTTCACCGTGACCACATTTAATGGGAAGCTGTTGAATTTTAGGGCTGAGCCATCTGACTTGAGGTAAAAACACACTGCACatataaatacacacaaaagaaCATAAATCTTTAGAGGAAGCCTTTATATTACGTGTTGTGATCATAATATTGGACTTATCAAATAAAATAGTGTTTGCtgcatttggaaatattttactCATTACTGTAGAATACTTGAGACACTTATTATATGGAAATGCATCAAAATTGGCACTAAACATGGACATATTTATGAACTAATTGTGGAGTAAAAAGTGGAAGTTGTGCTTGCtttattgtttgtttaattAGATCACTGGTTCATAATACCAAACATGCTGTATTTTGATACACTCATATTTGGGGTCATATTGGGTCATGCCAAGGAGGCATGACTCAGTAGTAGAGTGGTCGCCTCCCATtcatgaggttgtgggtttgattctcacccctggtgaccatgtcaAAGTCTCCTTGAGCAAGATGCTGAACCCCGATTTGCTACCAGTGGACCTGCTGCATGGCAGCAGTTGACCACTgctgtgtgaatgggtgaatgtgaggcattgtaaagtgctttgggcaccatatagTGAAGTAAAAcatgctatataaaaagcagtccctTTACCAAAATAACAACAGCAAAATCCCTGGACATTCAAGCATGTTGTTTAGCTTTCAGTCCTCATGGTTGTATGTATGTTGGCAGGTTGCAGAGCAGCTGATGACCATTGCCTACGAGAGCGGGGTCAACCTGTTTGACACAGCTGAAGTTTATGCGGGTGGCAGGTTAGTCTTGTTCGAGCTTCTCAGGTTTTCCACACTTTCGCTCCAACTCACAGCAACATGCATTATATTTGGATATTCTCAACTGAAATTGAGGTTTTCTCCAGACTGTGTGCTGCAATCACATACCCATGATTATATGTGTGGACAACCAAAACCAAAttaatgtttcttttattgtgTGTTGCCCATTAAAGTACATTTATTGCATCAAAATGTGATTGTAGTCATTTTCATTCTGCCTTGCAGGGCCGAAGTGATTCTTGGAAGCATTATCAAGAAGAAGTGCTGGAGGTAATAACAGTAATACTGTATAAGCTCAATCCATCTTGTCGCCATAAAAGAGACTCAAAGAGAAACAAATCAACATCAAACAGCCTGTGATTGAAATAGTGATGACATGAAAGCCAAAGAAACTGAACTTAAATAGTTACTGTAGACAGCAAAAGTCTGATTTGAAgactacaataataaataagacAAACAGATGCTGTATTGACCCTGAAGGTAATTCACTACTGACTCTGAGCATATAATCAATACAGCAACCATTTTTCAAGGCTCCTTTCATTCtctcttttgcttttttgtaGGAGATCCAGCTTGGTCATCACAACCAAACTTTACTGGGGAGGAAAGTAAGTGACAAGTTCTACAGTCCAAcaagtgtttttatttgtatatattttttccaatatAACTTATGCTGGTTCCTTACACTGTTATATCTGCACTGACAAcctgacaaagaaaaaaaaatgcacgtaatttatttttgtgccaTCAGAGCAGAGACCGAGAGAGGCCTGTCTAGAAAGCACATTATTGAAGGTATGGCTAAAACGCTACAGCTTGTTGGACTCGTAAGTTAATGGATTAAGTACGAAGGTTTTGTCCATCTAAATGTGTGCCCCTCAGGGTTGAAAGGCTCTCTACAGAGAATGCAGTTGGAGTACGTCGATGTGGTTTTTGCCAACCGCCCGGACAGCAACACTCCAATGGAAGGTGAGGCGTGTCCACAACTCCACAATAATACTTAGGCCTATTCATCTTGTCCATATAATTTACCTTACCCTTTCGTTTACACTCAAAACTGCACCAGAAACGTTccaaaagtttgtttgtttgtttggagtAAGTAATGTTCCAGTTGGCTGGACCATTTAAGTTTAACTGCCTGGTTGTGGTGGAACAAAGATGTCTGAGTCAAATGACAGATGGATTCAGGCAGCTGGTGGCAGattgtaattaatatttatttggtGCATTTGCATGCCGCTGGTCAACCTTCTCACATTATATTGTGATTATGTCTCAACTGCTTAGCGAGGTTTGTGGTGTCACCAGAGTGCCTTGCACACCTCCCACACACCACTCACAATGTTGTCGCTTTCCCAGCAACTGGAGGGTATGAGGACCACGATTGCAGTTAGTTATACTAACTGGGTATCATTTTATAACCCCCCTTTGTGGTTTATGTCATGAATTCACAGGTTACTGGAAGTTCATCAACTGTTTTTATTAACCGATTAAGTGACCAAAGGCTGCCGTAAAACGTGGCCACTGGCTACTACCAACAAGGCTACTAGCACCTCCTAGTGGAGATCGTTAGAATAGTCATTTTTAAATCACCCCATTTTTAGATTTTGGGTTCTGTATGGTGCGGCAGTAGCTCATTTGTAAGTTCTAGAGCTTAACCTCCAGTCAATTTACTATCGTTCTCCATGTTTTACTCTGTCTTTTTGCTTCCGTCCTACCCTGTTCTTAACCTTCGCACTACATCGCTTCACCTGAAGCAGGAAAATAAAGTGTCACGCTATTACGGAGGGAGATTGTAGTGTAATTAGAGTTCTGGGCCAGGGTGATGACGAATGGCCCTAATGACAGTCCCAAGTCTGAGTTTTTGTTGGCTCCTGCTGTCAGCACTGTTTGAGGCTAATTGCATCATTAGAGCTGTGGTAGGATAGAACATAAGCTTCACTATGTGAGATTGTTAGGTTGGTGGATTGGGATCAGTAATGAGTTGTCAGATTACTGCATTCAAAAAATGTAGCTGTGTGCTATCCTTCTGTAttcatttgttgtttatttgacatttttggatAGAAGGTCAATTTGTGGACAATTTACTCAGTCCCAGTCTCAACTACTTCTGGGAGGCCAAGATTAGACTGGAGCATAAATTATGGCATACATAAAACACatacagcataaaaaaaaatacactaaaaacatcagagcaaaaaacaaaacaaaacaaaacacgttgggtatattttaaaacacatcagtgattatatatatatatatatatatatatatatatatatgtatccatccatccattttcttggtcatttttcttggtcgcggggggtgctggcgcctatctcagcaggctctgggcagtaggcgggggacaccctggactggttgccacagagacgaacaaccatccacactataTAAACTGACCCAATTTTGGGGGTCAATTTtccgttgggtcaaattgacccaagtggtGGATTGGTCCAATATtgataaatttttattttatttgatttttttacccaactgtttttagagtagaTCACTCCCCCCTCACAATTTAACAAAAGCtatcaacttcttttttttttttaacaaggtaataaaagaataataatcttgCTATGGCAGTGTTCCTTTTTTCTTGAGTGTGTTTAAAAGCGTGATAAATACAGctacaatatttacatttaaaatacatgcacaccccaaaaaataaataaataaataaatcaaacatcAAAATATTATTCCAACCACCTCAACTAACTGGTTTGTGTTTATCTGACAGAGATCGTCCGGGCCATGACCTATGTGATCAACCAAGGCATGGCAATGTACTGGGGAACGTCTCGGTGGACGGCCATGGAGATCATGGTaagcataataataaataaataaataatgataattttgGAACTCAATGGAATATTGATTTGCTGACCTTAATTAACTGAGTGCTTGATTGCCACCATTTGATTAAATCTCTCTCATCTAAATCTCATCTTTTTAAGTTTGTCCCATCAGTGTCTGCCCTCCTTCAGTTcttttcccttttcctattttttGTAGTGACAAAGAAGCAGACTAATGAATCCATCTGGCCAATTCTTGGTCCGTCTTTGTTCTCGCAGGAGGCGTACTCAGTGGCAAGACAGTTTAATCTGATCCCTCCGGTGTGTGAGCAGGCGGAGTACCATCTCTTCCAGAGGGAGAAAGTGGAAGTGCAACTGCCTGAACTTTATCACAAGATAGGCAAGGAGTCTTTGCTGTCATATCTTCGACtttgcacagtttttttttctgttgacgCGTGTCGCCCGGTTGCAGGAGTTGGAGCGATGACGTGGTCACCGCTGGCATGCGGCATCATCACAGGGAAATATGAGAATGGCATTCCTGAATCTTCCAGGGC
This genomic stretch from Festucalex cinctus isolate MCC-2025b chromosome 13, RoL_Fcin_1.0, whole genome shotgun sequence harbors:
- the kcnab1a gene encoding voltage-gated potassium channel subunit beta-1a isoform X1; its protein translation is MYLYKATCPDIPNPKQKASRRQSAVQAQSLAQGRLLGQTCAGSGPRACVPLMLWGANRAHHARELKQLEEFLNFHTLSLHDSIKSQTGMAYRNLGKSGLRVSCLGLGTWVTFGGQITDEVAEQLMTIAYESGVNLFDTAEVYAGGRAEVILGSIIKKKCWRRSSLVITTKLYWGGKAETERGLSRKHIIEGLKGSLQRMQLEYVDVVFANRPDSNTPMEEIVRAMTYVINQGMAMYWGTSRWTAMEIMEAYSVARQFNLIPPVCEQAEYHLFQREKVEVQLPELYHKIGVGAMTWSPLACGIITGKYENGIPESSRASMKSYQWLKEKIVSEDGRKQQAKLKELNHIAEKLGCTLPQLAVAWCLRNEGVSSVLLGTSNPEQLTENLGAIQVLPKMTSHVVSEIDHILGNRPYSKKDYRS
- the kcnab1a gene encoding voltage-gated potassium channel subunit beta-1a isoform X3 codes for the protein MKEVITVRHVANEDVFRNLGKSGLRVSCLGLGTWVTFGGQITDEVAEQLMTIAYESGVNLFDTAEVYAGGRAEVILGSIIKKKCWRRSSLVITTKLYWGGKAETERGLSRKHIIEGLKGSLQRMQLEYVDVVFANRPDSNTPMEEIVRAMTYVINQGMAMYWGTSRWTAMEIMEAYSVARQFNLIPPVCEQAEYHLFQREKVEVQLPELYHKIGVGAMTWSPLACGIITGKYENGIPESSRASMKSYQWLKEKIVSEDGRKQQAKLKELNHIAEKLGCTLPQLAVAWCLRNEGVSSVLLGTSNPEQLTENLGAIQVLPKMTSHVVSEIDHILGNRPYSKKDYRS
- the kcnab1a gene encoding voltage-gated potassium channel subunit beta-1a isoform X2, which codes for MQVSIACTDHNLKRGNGDHSKQSATSPSVVNQARAKFRTVAIIARSFGSFTPRHISLKESTGKHTGMKYRNLGKSGLRVSCLGLGTWVTFGGQITDEVAEQLMTIAYESGVNLFDTAEVYAGGRAEVILGSIIKKKCWRRSSLVITTKLYWGGKAETERGLSRKHIIEGLKGSLQRMQLEYVDVVFANRPDSNTPMEEIVRAMTYVINQGMAMYWGTSRWTAMEIMEAYSVARQFNLIPPVCEQAEYHLFQREKVEVQLPELYHKIGVGAMTWSPLACGIITGKYENGIPESSRASMKSYQWLKEKIVSEDGRKQQAKLKELNHIAEKLGCTLPQLAVAWCLRNEGVSSVLLGTSNPEQLTENLGAIQVLPKMTSHVVSEIDHILGNRPYSKKDYRS